The following nucleotide sequence is from Deinococcus aerius.
GCCTGACCGCTGATCGCTCCTACACCGCAGGCACCGCGGGTGGTCCGCTCCGGCTCCCCGCCTTCTGCCAGAAGTACACCACGGCGATGAGGCCCAGCGCGGCGAGGTTCCAGAGGATGTGGGTGGGGATGATCAGGATGAACGACGCGACGAGCAGCAGCAGCGTTTGGAGCAGGTTGGTCCGGCGGTGCAGGAAGCGCAGGGTGGCGGCGCTGAAGGCCACCAGGCCGATAAAGGCGAAGAGGATCATCGGGACCGCCTCGGCCCAGGGCAGGCCGCCCAGCCGCCCATTGGCAATGAGCAGCAGCGACGGGTTGAAGAACATCATGTAGGCGAGCAGGGCCGTTCGCAGCTCGTACTGAAAGGCCTGCACGCCCGTTGCCACCGGGTTGCCCCCCGAGATCGCCGAGGCGGCGAAGGCGGCCAGCGCGACGGGCGGCGTGGAGTCGGCCATGATGCCGAAGTAGAAGACGAACATGTGGACCGGGAGCATCTGCGCCGGGTTGCCCGTGTCCAGACCCGCGATCTTGGCGATGATGGGCACGATCAGGGCGCTCATCAGGATGTAGTTCGCGGTGGTGGGCAGGCCCATCCCCAGGATCAGGGCGATGAGCTGGGCCATGAACAGCACGATCAGGATTCCACCGAAGGCGGCGACCGAGGCCGCGTTCACGCCGGGAAGCAGCCCCGCCAGCCCCGTCAGCAGGTCACGGAACCCATTGCTCACGATCTGCACGATGTCCGCCAGCCCGAAGCCCAGCCCGGTGATCGTCACGATGCCGACGATGATCCCGGCGGCGGCGGTGGCGATGGCAATGCCGATCATACTTCTGGCCCCGGCCTCGAACGCCTCCACCAGCATCCGCCCGCCGTCAATCAATCCGCGCCCGGTGCCCCGCCCGTCCCGGCCCGCCCGCCACGCCTCCTGCACGAACATCATCCCGATCATCAGGAAGATGGTGTTCAGCGCCACTCGCTCCGGGGTGGCGTCGGGGTGGAGGGTCAGCGTGCCAATCAGGTACCCCAGCGGGATGAGGTAGTACCAGCCCGAGAGCAGCGTCCGGCGCACACTGGGCAGTTCGCTCCGGGGCAGGCCGCGCAGCCCGAGTTTCAGCGCCTCGATATGCGTGACGACGAGCAGCGCCGAGTAGCACAGGAAGGCGGGAATCGCCGCCGCCAGGATCAGGGAGCGGTACTCGATGTTCAGGTTCTGCGCCATGATGAAGGCCGCCGCGCCCATCACCGGGGGCATCAGTTGGCCGTTGGAACTGCTCGCCACCTCGATGGCCCCGGCCTTTTCCGCCGAGTACCCCACCCGCTTCATGGTGCCGATAGTGATGTTGCCGCCCGTCACCACGTTCGACACCGCCGACCCGCTGATGATGCCGTTCAGGGCGCTGGAGAGGACGCTCGCCTTGGCGGGGCCGCCCCGGAAGGCGCCCAGCAGGCCCTGCGCCACGTTCATGAACCACTCGCCCGCGCCCAGCTTGTCGAAGATCGCCCCGAACAGCACGAACAGGAAGACGATCTGCGCGGAGACGCCGATGGCGGTGCCGAAGATGCCCTCGGTGTTGGCGAAGAGCTGCCCCACAACCTGCGGCCAGGTCTGCCCGGCATGAAGCTGGAGTTGTGGCCCCAGGTCCCCCCGGATCAGGCCGCGCGGCCCGGTGAGGGCATAGAGCATGAACACCAGCGCCACGATGGGCATCGCTATCCCGATGGTGCGCCACGCGGCCAGCAGCAGCAGCACGACCATCGCGCTCCCGACCCACACGTCCGTCTGGGTCAGCACGCCGCCCTGAACATTGGCGATGGTGGGGTACTGGGTGATGAGGTAGACCGCCGTGCCCACCGCCACGGTGCCCAGAATCCAGTCGAGCCACGGCACCCGCGTCTCGGGCTGCCCTGGCCGTTTGCGAAAGGGAAACACCAGATAGGCGAGCGCGAAGGCGAAGGCCAGGTGTGTGGCGCGCAGCAGCAGCGTGTCGATGGTGCCCACCTGCGCGGCGTACATCTGAAACAGGCACCAGGCGATGGCGATGGCGGTCACCAGCCAGCGGGGAAAGCCGGACAGCTTGCGACCCCCGGTTTCGGCCGCCTCCACCATCTCCAGGGCGCGCCGCTCGCCCTCGGTCATGCCGGTGTGGTCCAGGGCGGGGTCGCTGGAAACCGGTCTCGTCGGATCACTCATAGCTTGCTCATCCCTCCTCGAACAGAGGGGGCCAGCCGCAGGATGTGGGCGGCTGGCCCCGGCAGGCCCGTGTGGCGCTTACTTGACGTTCAGGCCCTTTTCCCGGAAGAACTTCACGGCGCCGGGGTGCAGGGGGGCGGGCAGCCCCTTGACTGCCTTGGCGTAAGTAAAGTTGCTCGCCAGGCTGGGGTGAATCGCCTTCAGCTCCGTCTCGTTGCCGAACGCGGCCTTCATCGCCTTGTAGACGGCGTCCTCGGACACACCGGTGGTCGTCACCAGGGTCGCTTGCACGGCGACGCTGGGCACGGTGGCGCCCACGCCCTTGTAGCTCCCGCCGGGGATGTTGTAGCGCACGTAGAAGGGGTACTTCTTGATCAGGCCGGAAGCCTGGTTCCCCGACACCGGGATCATCTTCACGTCCACCGTCTGGGCGATCTGCGAGATGGCGCTGGCCCCCACGCCGACCGTGTAGAACAGCGCGTCGGCGCGCTTGTCCTGCATCAGCGAGATGCCCTGGGCGGGCGAGACACGCAGCGCCTGCCCCAGGTC
It contains:
- a CDS encoding TRAP transporter permease, producing MSDPTRPVSSDPALDHTGMTEGERRALEMVEAAETGGRKLSGFPRWLVTAIAIAWCLFQMYAAQVGTIDTLLLRATHLAFAFALAYLVFPFRKRPGQPETRVPWLDWILGTVAVGTAVYLITQYPTIANVQGGVLTQTDVWVGSAMVVLLLLAAWRTIGIAMPIVALVFMLYALTGPRGLIRGDLGPQLQLHAGQTWPQVVGQLFANTEGIFGTAIGVSAQIVFLFVLFGAIFDKLGAGEWFMNVAQGLLGAFRGGPAKASVLSSALNGIISGSAVSNVVTGGNITIGTMKRVGYSAEKAGAIEVASSSNGQLMPPVMGAAAFIMAQNLNIEYRSLILAAAIPAFLCYSALLVVTHIEALKLGLRGLPRSELPSVRRTLLSGWYYLIPLGYLIGTLTLHPDATPERVALNTIFLMIGMMFVQEAWRAGRDGRGTGRGLIDGGRMLVEAFEAGARSMIGIAIATAAAGIIVGIVTITGLGFGLADIVQIVSNGFRDLLTGLAGLLPGVNAASVAAFGGILIVLFMAQLIALILGMGLPTTANYILMSALIVPIIAKIAGLDTGNPAQMLPVHMFVFYFGIMADSTPPVALAAFAASAISGGNPVATGVQAFQYELRTALLAYMMFFNPSLLLIANGRLGGLPWAEAVPMILFAFIGLVAFSAATLRFLHRRTNLLQTLLLLVASFILIIPTHILWNLAALGLIAVVYFWQKAGSRSGPPAVPAV